Proteins encoded in a region of the Balaenoptera musculus isolate JJ_BM4_2016_0621 chromosome 5, mBalMus1.pri.v3, whole genome shotgun sequence genome:
- the LOC118895724 gene encoding alcohol dehydrogenase S chain, translated as MSTAGKVIKCKAAVLWELKKPFSIEEVEVAPPKANEVRIKMVATGVCRSDDHAINGSLFTPLPAIIGHEAAGIVESIGEGVTTVKPGDKVIPLFVPQCGKCSLCKHPEGNFCLKNTVTKPRGTLMDGTSRFTCRGKPIYHFIGTSTFTQYTVVDEMSVAKIDADSPLEKVCLIGCGFSTGYGSAVKVAKVTQGSTCAVFGLGGVGLSVIMGCKAAGAARIIAVDINKDKFVKAKEVGATECINPRDYEKPIEEVLKEMSGGGVDFSFEVVGRFDTMMAALLCCQEAYGVSVIVGIPPSAQNLSVNPMLLLTGRTWKGAIFGGFKSKDSVPKLVADFMAKKFPLDPLITHVLPFEKINEGFDLLRSGKSVRTVLTF; from the exons GTAATAAAATGCAAAGCAGCTGTGCTATGGGAGCTCAAAAAACCATTTTCCATTGAGGAGGTGGAGGTTGCACCCCCTAAGGCCAATGAAGTTCGTATTAAG ATGGTGGCCACAGGAGTCTGTCGCTCAGACGACCATGCGATTAATGGATCTTTGTTCACACCTCTTCCTGCGATCATAGGCCATGAGGCAGCTGGCATTGTGGAGAGCATTGGAGAAGGGGTGACTACAGTAAAACCAG GTGATAAAGTCATCCCACTCTTTGTTCCCCAGTGTGGAAAGTGCAGTCTTTGTAAACACCCGGAAGGCAATTTCTGCCTGAAAAACAC TGTGACCAAGCCTCGGGGGACCCTTATGGATGGTACCAGCAGGTTCACCTGCAGAGGGAAGCCCATCTACCACTTCATCGGCACCAGCACCTTCACCCAGTACACAGTGGTGGATGAGATGTCAGTGGCCAAGATTGATGCAGACTCACCGCTGGAGAAAGTCTGTCTCATTGGCTGTGGATTTTCTACTGGTTATGGGTCTGCAGTCAAAGTTGCCAAG GTCACCCAGGGCTCCACCTGTGCCGTGTTTGGCCTTGGAGGAGTTGGCCTGTCTGTTATCATGGGCTGTAAAGCAGCTGGAGCAGCCAGGATCATTGCAGTGGACATCAACAAAGACAAATTTGTAAAGGCCAAAGAGGTGGGTGCCACTGAGTGCATCAACCCTCGGGACTATGAGAAACCCATCGAGGAGGTGCTGAAGGAAATGAGTGGTGGAGGTGTGGATTTTTCATTTGAAGTCGTTGGTCGTTTTGACACCATG ATGGCTGCCTTGTTGTGCTGTCAAGAAGCATATGGCGTAAGCGTCATTGTAGGAATACCTCCTAGTGCCCAAAATCTCTCTGTGAACCCCATGTTGCTGTTGACTGGACGTACCTGGAAAGGAGCTATTTTTGGTG GCTTTAAAAGTAAAGATTCTGTCCCCAAACTTGTGGCTGATTTTATGGCTAAGAAGTTTCCACTGGATCCATTAATAACCCATGTTTTaccctttgaaaaaataaatgaaggatttGACCTGCTTCGCTCAGGAAAGAG tgtCCGTACCGTCCTGACATTTTGA